The following are from one region of the Treponema denticola genome:
- a CDS encoding cell envelope integrity protein TolA: MRKTFYFLGLCLVLILIGSCASAPETKPVPAAEAQVNEEKPQQAQKPAVVEKPVEEAKPQAEAPKSADEEVIAQFEGVSITKKDKEIAKSEIEEVVKKLNEITAKKDYGRWRYWLSKDYIKEFSKPEVLKKTSEGLPSNLKGKQLKSIEDYFYYVFVPSRQNGRVDDIAYLTPTKVQVLMMTSTQKLIFYNLEKIDDRWLLVP, encoded by the coding sequence ATGAGAAAGACTTTTTATTTTTTAGGCTTATGCCTTGTTCTAATTTTAATAGGTTCATGTGCCTCCGCACCCGAAACAAAGCCCGTCCCTGCGGCTGAAGCTCAGGTAAATGAAGAAAAACCTCAGCAAGCTCAAAAACCCGCAGTTGTTGAAAAACCTGTAGAAGAGGCAAAACCTCAAGCTGAAGCCCCCAAATCGGCTGATGAAGAGGTTATAGCTCAATTTGAGGGCGTATCAATTACTAAAAAGGACAAAGAGATAGCAAAATCCGAAATTGAAGAGGTTGTAAAAAAACTAAACGAGATAACGGCAAAAAAGGACTATGGACGTTGGAGATACTGGCTTTCAAAAGATTATATAAAAGAATTTTCAAAGCCTGAAGTGTTAAAAAAAACCAGTGAAGGCCTTCCCTCAAATTTAAAGGGAAAGCAGTTAAAAAGCATCGAAGATTATTTTTACTATGTTTTTGTACCATCAAGGCAAAACGGAAGGGTAGATGATATTGCCTATTTAACACCTACTAAGGTTCAGGTTTTAATGATGACTTCTACTCAGAAGCTGATATTTTATAATCTTGAAAAAATTGATGACAGATGGCTTTTAGTACCTTAA
- the flgK gene encoding flagellar hook-associated protein FlgK, whose amino-acid sequence MATFDAIELGKRSLFAHQQSIQTAGHNISNSSTKGYTRQRVNLDAFEPLYRPDLTRAETPGQIGQGVTIGSITRLRDELLDQRIIGATDDLGYWETRNSYIALLEQVHNEPEDISVRTRMDQFWEAWQELSLYPESDAARQVVRTRSETLTDAIHHQFRGLQGIRDMVHGDIEATVKQINDLTGRIAKLNEEIVKVKAMGDNPNDLMDKRDLLTEKLSSLIDISVDKRDEDETYVIHTAGLEIVQGRTHRTFDFKASTENDKYADVIWEDSGNLAHFESGKLAALIELRDTDIRDEIRKLDTMTMNFVDLVNDVHRNAMSPNGKTGIDFFKEQYFINNTLGNFDRNGDGEYDSSYIFRIIGTNTLDPREQIGLEGTLTLSSGDGIVQVPYYSTDMVSDLVERINRSGSEVAAYLDQNNKLVLKGMTSLDKENPDFVIRHIEDSGRFLAGYSGVLSQAGPEGAYDWGRANAVDVLAGAQYAVSPIAHPSGWMEINPVIKSDIQNIASGYKGPEGVAYPGDNRAALAIAAIRNTPVMVGHSATFDDFFADTVTEIGLKGEQAEMTLNTQIAIVKELHDMRDSVSGVNIDEELSDIIKFQHGYNASARFVSVINEMIDTVINRMGV is encoded by the coding sequence ATGGCGACATTTGATGCAATAGAATTAGGAAAAAGGAGTTTGTTTGCTCACCAACAGTCGATTCAAACGGCAGGTCACAATATTTCGAATTCTTCGACAAAGGGATATACAAGGCAGAGGGTAAACCTCGATGCTTTTGAGCCTCTTTACAGACCCGATTTAACCAGAGCCGAAACTCCCGGGCAAATAGGACAGGGTGTTACCATAGGCTCTATTACCCGATTAAGGGATGAACTTTTAGATCAAAGAATTATAGGGGCTACCGATGACCTTGGTTATTGGGAAACAAGAAATTCTTATATAGCCCTTTTGGAACAGGTTCACAATGAGCCCGAAGACATTTCCGTCCGAACCCGAATGGACCAATTTTGGGAGGCTTGGCAGGAATTGTCGCTCTACCCTGAGTCGGATGCTGCCCGTCAGGTTGTCCGCACCCGAAGCGAAACCTTAACGGATGCCATTCATCATCAATTCCGCGGTTTACAGGGCATAAGAGACATGGTACACGGCGACATAGAAGCAACCGTAAAGCAGATTAACGACTTAACAGGCCGGATAGCCAAACTAAATGAAGAAATAGTTAAAGTTAAGGCTATGGGGGATAATCCCAATGACTTGATGGATAAAAGAGACCTTTTAACCGAAAAACTTTCTTCTCTTATTGATATTTCCGTAGATAAAAGAGATGAAGACGAAACTTATGTCATTCATACAGCCGGTCTTGAAATAGTACAGGGAAGAACACACCGAACCTTTGATTTTAAGGCCTCAACTGAAAACGATAAATATGCAGATGTTATCTGGGAGGATTCCGGTAATTTAGCTCATTTTGAATCGGGAAAACTGGCCGCTTTGATTGAGCTTAGGGATACGGATATTCGGGACGAAATCAGAAAACTGGATACAATGACAATGAACTTTGTCGATTTGGTAAACGATGTACACAGAAATGCTATGAGTCCCAACGGAAAAACAGGCATCGATTTTTTTAAAGAACAATATTTTATAAACAATACTCTCGGTAATTTTGACAGAAACGGCGACGGGGAATATGATTCTTCCTATATCTTCAGAATTATAGGCACCAACACCCTGGATCCGCGTGAACAAATAGGACTTGAAGGAACTTTAACCCTTTCTTCGGGGGACGGTATTGTGCAGGTACCCTATTATTCGACGGATATGGTTTCAGACCTTGTAGAAAGGATTAACAGATCAGGCTCCGAAGTGGCTGCTTACCTTGACCAAAACAATAAACTTGTTTTAAAAGGTATGACAAGCCTTGATAAAGAAAATCCTGACTTTGTTATCCGTCATATCGAGGATTCGGGAAGATTTTTAGCAGGCTATTCCGGTGTGCTTTCTCAGGCCGGGCCGGAAGGTGCCTATGATTGGGGAAGAGCAAATGCAGTTGATGTATTGGCAGGAGCCCAATATGCGGTTTCTCCTATAGCCCATCCTTCAGGCTGGATGGAAATAAATCCCGTAATCAAAAGCGATATACAAAATATAGCTTCGGGCTATAAGGGCCCCGAAGGAGTCGCCTATCCGGGAGACAACAGAGCCGCTCTTGCAATAGCTGCAATCAGAAATACTCCCGTAATGGTAGGGCACTCAGCCACATTTGACGACTTTTTTGCCGATACGGTAACCGAAATCGGTCTAAAAGGCGAGCAGGCAGAAATGACCTTAAACACACAGATAGCCATTGTAAAGGAATTACACGATATGAGAGATTCCGTATCGGGCGTAAACATAGACGAAGAACTATCGGATATTATCAAATTTCAGCACGGATACAACGCTTCTGCAAGATTTGTTTCGGTAATCAACGAAATGATAGACACAGTTATAAACAGAATGGGTGTCTAG
- a CDS encoding flagellar hook-associated protein 3, whose translation MMKRISTNIQHTDSNFSMRNQESRLHNLNNQIQSQRRINQLRDDPVSAGHSVRYKSYLARLERFEKNTKTLRDQYMSAETYMNNSLQVVQRLRELSVQGANGTYTPDDLKDMAAEADELLKELVQNGNAVNSDGVRVFSGTKSFTEPFETVMGDVDGAGSALITQVRYNGTVDSKEVETDELSFMRADQAGNRVFWAERQILISETDARNFVIKEDTSIEVDGVEIPLIAGDNVYAIMSKINDSGAAVKASLDPITSGLNLTTTDARQLWLRDAEGSAVLSELGLIKAEQRPPYNLANSVRVSGGSLFDAAIAVRDAFLSGDQEALGGKVLGSLDEGIHNLTTRMAETGSKYSRAEVILARIDTQTLNVTAAESREADLDITKAITDLKMFEHTHQASLSVLGRLYRDSLLNYLR comes from the coding sequence ATGATGAAAAGAATTAGTACGAATATTCAGCACACGGACAGCAATTTTTCGATGAGGAATCAGGAGTCGAGGCTTCATAATCTAAATAATCAGATTCAGTCCCAACGAAGGATAAACCAGCTTAGAGATGACCCCGTTTCTGCAGGACACTCGGTAAGATATAAATCCTACCTTGCCCGCCTCGAAAGGTTTGAAAAGAACACAAAAACCTTGAGAGATCAATATATGTCGGCCGAAACCTATATGAATAATTCGCTCCAAGTTGTTCAGCGTTTAAGAGAGCTTTCAGTACAGGGAGCAAACGGAACCTATACGCCGGACGACTTAAAAGATATGGCAGCCGAGGCCGATGAACTTTTAAAAGAACTTGTTCAAAACGGAAATGCCGTAAACTCGGACGGTGTCAGAGTTTTTTCGGGAACAAAAAGTTTTACCGAGCCCTTTGAAACCGTAATGGGAGATGTGGACGGAGCAGGTTCCGCCCTTATAACTCAGGTAAGATACAACGGCACAGTCGATTCAAAGGAAGTTGAAACCGATGAGCTTTCTTTTATGAGGGCAGATCAGGCCGGTAACAGGGTATTTTGGGCCGAGCGGCAAATTCTTATCTCAGAAACCGATGCCCGAAACTTTGTCATAAAAGAAGACACAAGCATCGAGGTTGACGGGGTTGAGATTCCCTTAATTGCAGGCGACAATGTTTATGCAATTATGTCAAAGATAAACGATTCTGGAGCCGCAGTAAAAGCAAGTCTTGACCCGATAACAAGCGGCTTAAACCTTACAACTACCGATGCCCGCCAGCTTTGGCTGAGAGATGCGGAAGGAAGCGCCGTTTTATCCGAATTGGGCTTGATAAAGGCCGAACAACGGCCTCCCTACAATTTGGCAAATTCGGTACGCGTTTCGGGAGGCTCTCTTTTTGATGCAGCCATTGCCGTCCGCGATGCCTTCCTTTCGGGAGATCAAGAAGCCTTGGGCGGAAAGGTTTTGGGAAGCCTCGATGAGGGCATACATAATCTTACTACAAGAATGGCCGAAACAGGTTCCAAGTATTCAAGAGCCGAAGTTATCTTGGCACGAATTGATACGCAAACATTAAATGTAACGGCAGCAGAATCACGCGAAGCCGACTTGGATATTACAAAGGCGATAACCGACCTAAAGATGTTTGAACATACGCATCAAGCTTCTTTAAGCGTATTGGGAAGACTTTACAGGGATTCGCTTTTAAACTACTTAAGATAA
- a CDS encoding flagellar assembly protein FliW, whose product MEIKTKAMGLVEIQDEQIIELVDGFYGFEEFHKYALLDSGKEPFFWVQSLDDENLAFIVIDPFLFRPDYELDIDDELLKPIEAESPKDLLVFALVTIPPAGSPITANLQGPLIINKKNKKAFQAVLNDGKWNTKHDILAELNAAGRN is encoded by the coding sequence ATGGAAATTAAGACAAAAGCTATGGGGCTTGTTGAGATTCAAGATGAACAGATAATAGAATTGGTTGACGGATTTTACGGATTTGAAGAATTTCATAAATACGCCTTATTGGATTCGGGAAAGGAGCCCTTCTTTTGGGTTCAATCCCTTGACGATGAAAATTTAGCCTTCATCGTTATCGATCCCTTTTTGTTCAGACCCGATTATGAGCTGGATATAGATGATGAACTCTTAAAGCCTATTGAGGCAGAATCTCCTAAAGACCTATTGGTTTTTGCCCTTGTTACCATTCCGCCTGCAGGAAGCCCGATTACCGCAAATTTGCAGGGACCTCTTATCATAAACAAAAAGAATAAGAAGGCTTTTCAGGCTGTCTTAAATGACGGAAAATGGAATACCAAACACGACATTCTTGCAGAGCTGAATGCTGCGGGGAGGAACTGA
- the csrA gene encoding carbon storage regulator CsrA, with the protein MLILSRKTNQKILIGDDIEITIIDIRGDQVKIGVDAPPSVKVFREEIYQEIQNENRAALVRDTELNLPELHIKKK; encoded by the coding sequence ATGCTCATACTGTCCCGTAAAACAAACCAAAAAATACTTATCGGAGATGATATAGAGATTACCATAATCGACATTCGGGGAGATCAGGTAAAAATAGGTGTAGATGCACCGCCTTCGGTCAAGGTTTTCCGTGAAGAAATCTACCAAGAAATTCAAAACGAAAACAGGGCAGCCTTAGTCCGCGATACCGAGCTTAACCTACCTGAACTGCATATTAAAAAGAAATAG
- a CDS encoding ABC transporter substrate-binding protein produces MKTKKTLIYFVLVVSLTLFAASCSKINNFFKQDKKDLPDRTTAEAGPRVIAGTMSIVEILDDLGYKNVAGVPSSRHAMPELYAKTEKIGMPLQPDIETVKRLNADIYLASLGSKPTLDKIFQNQNIKTEYVDLNSYEACLNTIRHLGEMTSKQKEAEHVIQTIEAKTLEVRRAIYGKKSPKVLMLLGSPKKLMMGTKNCYTGSLMEVLKIHNIANDIGNFDKSYVPINIEEIVKHQPDVIIRLTHTNSEDTAESLRAEFAKNEIWQKVRAVKEDKIYDLDSNLYTVSRNIKIMQAVDNLKEIIYGETED; encoded by the coding sequence ATGAAAACAAAAAAAACTCTTATATACTTCGTATTAGTTGTTTCCTTAACTTTATTCGCCGCAAGCTGTTCAAAAATTAATAATTTTTTTAAACAAGATAAAAAAGACTTGCCTGACCGGACAACGGCAGAGGCAGGGCCGCGTGTTATTGCAGGCACTATGTCCATAGTCGAAATTTTAGATGACCTCGGCTATAAAAATGTTGCAGGCGTGCCTTCAAGCCGTCACGCTATGCCTGAGCTTTATGCAAAAACCGAAAAAATCGGAATGCCATTGCAGCCGGATATCGAAACGGTAAAACGGCTGAATGCGGATATCTATTTGGCTTCCCTAGGCTCAAAACCCACATTGGATAAGATATTTCAAAACCAAAACATAAAAACGGAATATGTCGATTTAAATTCCTATGAGGCATGTTTAAATACTATCAGACATCTGGGAGAAATGACTTCAAAACAAAAAGAGGCGGAACATGTTATTCAAACAATTGAAGCAAAAACCCTTGAAGTACGCCGCGCCATTTACGGCAAAAAAAGTCCCAAGGTCTTGATGCTTTTAGGTTCTCCAAAAAAATTGATGATGGGAACAAAAAACTGTTACACAGGAAGCTTGATGGAAGTTTTAAAAATTCACAATATAGCAAACGATATAGGAAACTTCGACAAATCATACGTTCCCATAAATATAGAAGAAATCGTAAAACATCAGCCCGATGTCATCATACGCCTTACCCACACAAATTCCGAAGACACTGCCGAGAGCCTCAGGGCCGAGTTCGCAAAAAATGAAATTTGGCAGAAGGTAAGGGCCGTAAAAGAAGATAAAATCTACGACCTTGACAGTAATTTATACACCGTTTCACGGAATATTAAAATAATGCAGGCTGTCGATAATTTAAAAGAAATAATCTACGGAGAAACCGAAGACTAA
- a CDS encoding FecCD family ABC transporter permease, with amino-acid sequence MLEERRRKILIFLFISCILLALSVLAAIYFGSTKIPLSEIIKIIFYHGNSDFAIIIWDIRIPRIILALIVGANLAASGALLQAVIQNPLADPGIIGISSGAKLGLLLALLIFPQFVTAAPLFAFIGAMGAAVLVYLFAWKGGVKTVRLILAGVAVNAFFAGVSYLITILNNDKIQNIMLWLSGNLSGRSMYDVKLILPYSLIGLAAALAAIRPSNLLLFGDEKAGSLGLNITRSRILISLTASFLAAISTSLVGVISFVGLVIPHIVRLITGPNYKYLLPLSILNGGIFLLIADTFARTIAAPIELPVGTLMALVGGPFFVYLLRRK; translated from the coding sequence ATGCTGGAAGAACGCCGAAGAAAAATACTCATCTTTCTCTTTATTTCTTGCATTCTTCTGGCCTTATCCGTTCTGGCTGCAATCTATTTCGGAAGCACAAAAATCCCCCTCAGTGAGATTATAAAAATCATATTCTATCATGGAAATTCCGATTTTGCCATAATTATTTGGGACATAAGAATTCCCAGAATTATTTTAGCTTTGATAGTCGGAGCAAACCTTGCAGCTTCAGGTGCCCTTCTCCAAGCGGTTATTCAAAACCCATTGGCAGACCCCGGAATAATAGGCATTTCAAGCGGAGCAAAGCTTGGCCTCTTACTGGCCCTCTTGATTTTTCCGCAATTTGTTACGGCAGCCCCCCTCTTCGCATTTATAGGGGCAATGGGTGCGGCAGTCTTGGTTTACCTTTTTGCTTGGAAGGGCGGAGTAAAAACCGTCCGCCTTATTTTGGCAGGTGTTGCAGTAAACGCTTTTTTTGCAGGAGTAAGCTATCTTATCACAATCTTAAACAACGACAAGATTCAAAACATCATGCTTTGGCTAAGCGGAAACCTTTCGGGACGCAGCATGTACGATGTTAAGCTTATCTTGCCCTACTCCCTCATAGGCCTTGCAGCCGCCCTTGCAGCTATCCGTCCGAGCAATCTCCTCTTATTCGGAGACGAAAAGGCAGGAAGTTTAGGCTTAAACATTACAAGGAGCCGAATTCTAATTTCGCTCACAGCCTCCTTTTTGGCAGCTATTTCCACCTCCCTCGTCGGAGTCATAAGTTTTGTAGGCCTTGTAATTCCCCACATCGTAAGGCTTATCACCGGCCCCAACTATAAATATCTTTTACCCCTTTCAATATTAAACGGAGGGATATTTTTACTGATAGCCGACACCTTTGCACGCACAATAGCAGCCCCCATAGAATTACCCGTCGGCACCCTGATGGCCTTGGTCGGCGGCCCTTTTTTCGTTTATCTTTTAAGGAGGAAATAA
- a CDS encoding YbaK/EbsC family protein: MGLKEARDHLSLFSLEDRIIEFDTSSATVELAAEAVGCKPEFIVKTLAFMVKEDPILILLAGSARIDNAKFRKTFHCKTKMMNEEQLFNFIGHPAGGVCPFGLKTQVPVYIDESIRPLDWVYPAAGTENTAVRMNVQELEKASKAVAWVSVSK, encoded by the coding sequence ATGGGATTAAAAGAAGCACGCGATCATTTAAGCTTATTTTCACTGGAAGACAGGATTATAGAATTCGACACCTCAAGTGCAACCGTAGAACTTGCAGCAGAGGCGGTAGGCTGTAAACCCGAATTCATCGTAAAAACCCTAGCCTTTATGGTAAAAGAAGATCCTATACTCATCCTTCTTGCAGGCTCGGCCCGCATAGACAATGCAAAATTCAGAAAGACCTTTCATTGCAAAACAAAAATGATGAATGAAGAACAGCTTTTCAATTTTATCGGCCATCCTGCAGGCGGAGTCTGCCCCTTCGGTTTAAAGACTCAAGTTCCTGTTTATATAGACGAATCCATAAGGCCCTTGGATTGGGTCTATCCTGCAGCGGGAACCGAAAATACGGCCGTCCGCATGAATGTTCAAGAACTTGAAAAAGCATCAAAAGCCGTAGCATGGGTAAGCGTGAGCAAATAA